gcgtgatgccgcggtcgttgccgcagtccagcttatcgccctttttgaaGATGGACACCGACACCGTCCATCCATtcctccggtagcttctcctcGTTCCAGTTCTGTGTTGCTCTTCAGCTTCACTGTCTCTAGATCAGGCGCCgggaactgttcatcagctgTGGGCGCTCCAAGGTTGACTCAGTTCGATTCATCGCCGttgaagtgctgcttccacctatCTAACACCTCGCTCTTGTTTACGATCAGGTTTCCCTCGTTGTTCATGCAAACTTCGCCTCGCGGAATGAAGCCTTTGCTGGAGCAGTTTACCTTCTCCAAAAGAAGGCTCTGGAAGCCAACTGTTTAACGTAGAACTACGTTGATGAACTATGTATATTATTAAAGTATTATTAGTCAAAGCTTTGCTAAATTACAACAACTAAAAGCAACGACGAATTCAACAAACAAGTTTATTGAAGCAGAGAAGAAACGTAGAAAATGTGTACTCATCAGATAAAAGCATAAAAGGGAATTCTTTCCTCcgaaggaaaaaaaacccgatGATCTTTATTATGGTTTATTAAGTTTGGCAATTTACACAAAGAAGCTTAGATGTACGTTACTTACCGACTACATTTCTATACTCATACTGCCTTCTGTTTCAGCACATTTTGCTTAATGCGTTATCCGTAATCGTAAATCTTAAACGCTAGTCTTTTTGCTTAAAACCCCCTTAGAATCATTCTTCCAGCGCTCCACTTCTCACGATGctacacaatttaaaaatatatattattttaGGGTTTTTGAGAATATCCGCGCCGCACTGTATTCATCCATAATCTTGTCCTCCCATCTCGATAGCATTTCTTGAATAACCATGATTTCATTGTGTTTCTTCCTTCACTGTAAAATCTCCTTCCTTTCCTTTCCCCCCGCGCGCCTCGTTCATTCGTTCGCCGAATGCAGCACAACGTGGGGCCGTATGATCTCCTCAATGTCCATCGGCATCGCCGTATCCGTATCCTTGACGACGTCGTCATCCACCACGACTCCGCCGACGACGGCCGCGTGATGAACGTCCGCATCGACGACCGTCGTTACGAGCTGGTCACTGCCGCTACTGTTCTGCTGGACAAAGTCGACAATCTCCGACGAGGACAGATGCTCGAGCGACGAGCTGTGGCTGCCCGTTGTGACGCCGTCGAGGCCGCCCAGTGCACTGCTGGTGACCACCGTCGAGGTGGGGCCTCCGCCGCCAGTTACGGTGGCATTCGCCAGCGTAACCGAGTGCGTGctgttactgctgctgctgttacctcctgcgagagagagagagagagattgtTGTTAAAGAGTGTTGACTATGGACTAACTATGGACTCTTACCGTGTCCACCGACAGCTGCCGCAATGGTAATGTGCTGCAACTCAACTCCGGCGGCGTGCATGCTTTCTTCATCGCCGTCCGAGGCCATCATCGAGACATCGCTGCCGTTGGCGGGTTTGCCCGAAATCATCCGATCTCGCAGCGACGGTTCGTGGTTGTGCGGATTGCCTACTTCCTTGACCTTCTGGTAGTCCTCGGTAATGTGCAGGATGGCCTGGCAGCCCTTGCGCCCGTTCCAGGCACACTTCCACGACGCGATTCCGTTGCGAATCTTTTGCTGCGTGCGGAAGCGATAACCGTTGAAAATCAGAAACGTCTGATAGCCGTCCTTCGTGACGAGCTGGTAGTGGTGACGCTTCTGGCTGTCCACGTCCACGAGCCAGCCATCGCCGACGAGAATGTCGTTGGAAATCTTCCTTTTGCTCGGTTGATCCTTTGCCTTGCGTTTCTTGCTCGAACTGCTGCCGGAGCTGGTGCCGGCCGTTCCGGCACTC
This is a stretch of genomic DNA from Culex pipiens pallens isolate TS chromosome 1, TS_CPP_V2, whole genome shotgun sequence. It encodes these proteins:
- the LOC120426690 gene encoding uncharacterized protein LOC120426690 yields the protein MEQLQIQDLPFCRLCFTQGVELYEIFPGAGNDNESLLIKIMDCVTVAITFDDDYNSYICAKCVTTVEEFYDYKEKCKENDTLLRDKRKSVDQTAIYNVVNMPSEEEVANSNGSSAVGQELATIDDQQMTLEHRISIEGGAPLNGNIIEFKKQLFTASPDQLGIWICVASGSDIQCPAMIQVDENVQVVAEIGQHNHGLPVSVTDNPQDTKPQLTPQPQQQQQQQQQQQQQQPQQQTVVTSPQSASKSAGTAGTSSGSSSSKKRKAKDQPSKRKISNDILVGDGWLVDVDSQKRHHYQLVTKDGYQTFLIFNGYRFRTQQKIRNGIASWKCAWNGRKGCQAILHITEDYQKVKEVGNPHNHEPSLRDRMISGKPANGSDVSMMASDGDEESMHAAGVELQHITIAAAVGGHGGNSSSSNSTHSVTLANATVTGGGGPTSTVVTSSALGGLDGVTTGSHSSSLEHLSSSEIVDFVQQNSSGSDQLVTTVVDADVHHAAVVGGVVVDDDVVKDTDTAMPMDIEEIIRPHVVLHSANE